One Bacillus sp. 1780r2a1 DNA segment encodes these proteins:
- a CDS encoding YjbA family protein, with translation MLYLHDVWVNWFEGEENGYNVCHFHEWRKDDCVELLDQAPLLKVSPLLFSYIENDLSELPQQLLQDVYQKAYIRKNHERTQVEYCFIVTDGTNILAVDTMGYQIPIRKSRLIPRQEQLVYEMIADQEVIDYKFTESELVGKEYHILSPSPVTMSGLTRKERQLKQLLFMALDQLHTTKNTAQIRYWYTEWNPTEYEEIQIMSFEDVWSKLYEETKRGWSSKHRQLCEHLIKGQPFFEKLWEIEQEPKVN, from the coding sequence ATGCTATATCTTCATGATGTATGGGTTAATTGGTTTGAAGGCGAAGAAAATGGTTACAATGTTTGTCATTTTCATGAATGGCGAAAAGATGATTGTGTGGAGTTGCTAGATCAAGCGCCGTTGTTAAAAGTAAGTCCTTTATTATTCAGTTATATTGAAAATGATCTTTCCGAATTACCTCAACAGTTACTACAAGATGTTTATCAAAAAGCTTATATTCGGAAAAATCATGAGCGTACGCAAGTAGAGTATTGCTTTATTGTAACAGATGGAACGAATATCCTGGCAGTAGATACAATGGGGTATCAAATTCCAATTCGTAAAAGCAGGCTTATTCCAAGACAGGAACAGCTGGTGTATGAAATGATTGCTGATCAAGAAGTAATCGATTATAAATTTACAGAATCTGAATTGGTGGGCAAAGAATATCATATTTTATCGCCATCACCTGTAACAATGAGTGGGTTAACTCGAAAAGAGCGTCAGTTAAAACAGCTGTTGTTTATGGCATTAGATCAATTACATACAACGAAAAACACAGCTCAAATTCGCTATTGGTATACAGAGTGGAATCCAACGGAATACGAAGAAATTCAAATTATGTCATTTGAAGACGTCTGGTCCAAGCTCTATGAAGAAACAAAGCGAGGATGGTCATCAAAGCACAGGCAATTATGTGAGCATCTAATTAAAGGACAACCTTTCTTTGAAAAGCTTTGGGAAATTGAGCAAGAGCCAAAAGTAAATTAA